In Deltaproteobacteria bacterium, a single genomic region encodes these proteins:
- a CDS encoding SDR family oxidoreductase yields the protein MSTRVALVTNGLYEGLALACALALSEAGFAIAVVHRPATKRASADVDAFEQRLRDALARRGVQLRVDRVDPAVPGAAAQLVETIEAELGPIGALINAEGSSAFPHRDLIDTRDEDWARALAIEVVGPLALVRACLPGMRRRAWGRIVSFLVQPEYWNNHLLLRRGHPFVHDSWPFLMGKHARAGITRTMWRSERRYGVTFNDVAVSGVRNLPLDVLQDATTSSAGETSAGVAEVVRFLCSDPGGLVTGSTLNLVGTPVTYGLGPGGPAPTSQP from the coding sequence GTGAGCACTCGCGTTGCGCTGGTGACCAATGGCCTCTACGAAGGGCTCGCGCTCGCGTGTGCGCTCGCGCTTTCGGAGGCAGGCTTTGCAATCGCAGTGGTCCACCGCCCCGCAACGAAGCGGGCCTCTGCCGACGTCGACGCCTTCGAACAGCGGCTCCGCGACGCGTTGGCACGACGGGGTGTGCAGCTGCGTGTGGATCGGGTCGACCCCGCGGTGCCCGGCGCCGCCGCGCAGCTCGTCGAGACGATTGAAGCCGAGCTGGGCCCGATCGGCGCGTTGATCAACGCCGAGGGCTCGAGCGCATTTCCCCACCGCGACCTCATCGACACACGCGACGAAGACTGGGCACGCGCGCTGGCGATCGAGGTGGTCGGGCCGCTCGCGCTCGTACGAGCGTGCCTGCCCGGCATGCGGCGCCGTGCCTGGGGGCGCATCGTGAGCTTCCTGGTCCAGCCCGAGTACTGGAACAACCACCTCCTCCTGCGGCGTGGCCATCCGTTCGTGCACGACAGCTGGCCGTTCCTCATGGGCAAGCATGCTCGCGCCGGCATCACGCGCACGATGTGGCGGAGCGAGCGTAGGTACGGCGTCACCTTCAACGACGTCGCGGTCAGCGGAGTACGGAACCTGCCGCTCGATGTACTGCAGGACGCCACCACGTCGTCCGCCGGCGAGACATCGGCGGGTGTCGCCGAGGTCGTGCGCTTCTTGTGCTCGGATCCGGGCGGCCTCGTGACTGGCAGCACCCTCAACCTGGTCGGCACCCCGGTGACCTACGGCCTGGGCCCCGGCGGACCAGCTCCGACTTCGCAACCGTGA